The Bacteroidales bacterium region TCAGGTAGCTGGCCTCACCCAGTTCACGCCAGGCGGAAGGATGCACCGGAAACCGGAGGCAGTTTGCACCCCAGGCCTTTGCTTCCTCAAAATACTGCCGGGTCCAGTGTCCTGACCGGCTCAGTTTGGCAGGATCAGAGGTATTAAAGCCTCTGAAAACCACTACTTCGCCTCTTTCGTTTACAAACTGATTTTTCCTTACAGCAATCCTGGAAAGCTTTTGCTCAACCTGCGCCGATACGGATGCGACTGAAAACATTGCCAGCAGCAACAAACCAATGTACTTTTTCATAAAAGCTGTTTTTTATGTTATAAAGACCTGTGCCTTTGTTTTGTACTTAAAAGCTGACAACATTCAGCAAAAAACAAAAAAAGACATCCGCAGGAACAATTTTGCGGATGTCTTTTCGCACAAAAGTGTTATTTACTTTACGTAATCGGCTTTATTAAGAAATTCAAACGACAGTTTTACGCTTTCGACAGGGGTTGTGGAGTATTCTTCCTGTTCCACAATAGGATATTTCATGCCAGCCAGTTCGGCATTTTCGAACAAAGCTTTGAAATCCATTTTTCCGCTGGCGCCGATTTCCTTTTCATCTTTCACGTGCCAGAGAGGGAAGCGGCCAGGGTATTTTTTGAAATAGGCAATCGGGTCAGCTCCGCCGACAACCACCCACCACAGGTCCATCTGCATGAATACCTTGGTAGGATCAAGGTGCGCCAGCATGTAATCGTAAATAACCGTTGAATCGATGGTTTTGAATTCAGCATCATGGTTATGGTATCCGAATTCAATGCCTTTGGCCTTGCACTTTTCCCCTACAGCATTGAAATAGTCGCAGTACTTCTGCAGAACATCCAGCTTTTCGAAAGCATCTTTCCCCATAAAGGGCTGAACAATGTATTTAACACCGGCGGCTAAATGAGCGTCAATGCAAGTGTCCCACCAGGCCATGGTCGCATCCCACTGGCCTTCTTCCGGCAATGGACGTCCGGTATGCGAGCTGATAAACTGCATGCCGTTCTTTTCAACCAAAGCCTTAAAATCTGCAGGACTCATGCCGTAGAATTTGCCATCGGCATATCCGGCTGTTTCAACAAAGGCATAACCGATTTTCCCTACCTTTTCGACCGTTCCAACCGGATCAGTCTGCATATCATCGCGGAGGCTGTATAACTGCAAACCAATATTCTTCTTAGGGGCAGCTTTTTTACAGCCGGTTTGCATAATAACGCCCGGAACAAGCAGGGCAAGCAATGTAACAACTGACAGAATTTTTTTCATGGATTACAGGTTTAAATGGTTCGAGGCTCAAATTTATTAAATTACCGATACAATGGAAGAGGTAATGAAGGATATTTATTCAAGTGTACCCACAATTTTTCTTCCGTGGAATTCTTTTGCAGGTATTTTTTCGATGTGCAGGGCGATGTTTTCGCTGGTTATCTTTCCGGCCGCGACAATTTTCATCCTTCTTCCCGCCTGATGAATCATGGCACGCAGCATGTCAGCCCCTTCCATGGCAGTAGCTGCCCCACCCGATGAGAGAACCCTGTCAACCCCAGCTTCTTTAAGGCGGCTCAGTTCAAAAAGAATATCATGGGTCTCATCAATGGCCTTGTGGAAAGTAACCGGCAGAGGCCGGGCCAGTTCCAGAAAACTGTACAGGGTTTCCAGGTCCACCCTTTTTTCCGGAGTGAGCATCCCCATCACCAGACCATCGGCTCCGGCTTCCTTCAGTCTGAGCAAATCTTCCCGCATCACTTCCTTCTCCTCTTCGGTATAGGTATAATTACCACCCCGCGGCCTGATCATTACGAAGATGGGGATGGACAAATACCGGCGGCATACCTTCAGCGTACCTACCGTTGGGGTCGTCCCTCCCATAGCCAGATTCTCGCATAGTTCAATACGATGCGCCCCCTTTGCCGCCGCTTTCAACGCTTCAGATATATTTTCCACACAGGCTTCCAGAACAATCATAGCAAAAAACTGATTAGGGAGGCCAAAGGTAGAAATTTCCCCTGAATGACAGGAAGGAAATTCAACGGGGTCGCTTTTCCCCTTGCACGGAGCTGTTGGAAATGAATGTTTAGCCCGGCACCAGAAATTTTCGCGGCATCCTCCGTTATTAGTTTCGCAGGCTGTGCTATGCTATGGCCCGGCAAAAAATTCTGCAGTGGATGCAGAAATCGAAGCGGTGAGATATCACAAAAAATTGGATTAATTTTACTGAAACAAATCACTATGCGCAGCATTTTTCTTCTTTCATGTCTTCTGATGCTGTTTTCGCCCCGTCTTTACCCGCAAACCTGCCAGGTGCTGGTGAAAGAATTGCAGGGCGAATATACGGGAGGCTGCAAGAAAGGCCTGGCACACGGACAGGGGAAAGCCGCCGGCACGGATACTTATGAAGGCCATTTCAAAAACGGATATCCCCATGGAAAAGGAACCTACCGATGGGCTGACGGATCTGTATATACCGGCAACTGGAACATGGGAAAACGGGAAGGCGAAGGCACCTACCGGTATATGAAAAACGGCAGGGAAGAACTGCTCACAGGAATCTGGAAAAATGACGTGTATGTGGGCCCAAAACCGGTTC contains the following coding sequences:
- a CDS encoding copper homeostasis protein CutC; translation: MVLEACVENISEALKAAAKGAHRIELCENLAMGGTTPTVGTLKVCRRYLSIPIFVMIRPRGGNYTYTEEEKEVMREDLLRLKEAGADGLVMGMLTPEKRVDLETLYSFLELARPLPVTFHKAIDETHDILFELSRLKEAGVDRVLSSGGAATAMEGADMLRAMIHQAGRRMKIVAAGKITSENIALHIEKIPAKEFHGRKIVGTLE
- a CDS encoding TIM barrel protein produces the protein MKKILSVVTLLALLVPGVIMQTGCKKAAPKKNIGLQLYSLRDDMQTDPVGTVEKVGKIGYAFVETAGYADGKFYGMSPADFKALVEKNGMQFISSHTGRPLPEEGQWDATMAWWDTCIDAHLAAGVKYIVQPFMGKDAFEKLDVLQKYCDYFNAVGEKCKAKGIEFGYHNHDAEFKTIDSTVIYDYMLAHLDPTKVFMQMDLWWVVVGGADPIAYFKKYPGRFPLWHVKDEKEIGASGKMDFKALFENAELAGMKYPIVEQEEYSTTPVESVKLSFEFLNKADYVK